One window of the Leptospira koniambonensis genome contains the following:
- a CDS encoding Lp29 family lipoprotein has protein sequence MRLLFLSVLFLFLFNACASRYSLAPSGDVGTPTKQLTKKFRIAYLGFNTFKSTKLKNPDGTVDFEALSDPYSRTIKEPIGGSFPIPGENKPNGIRKDLVQEKVTKFVKSFLEVTGPTGIKELEKFLEISKTGENYTYSFKNLPYDYYIVGLHYPVFEKTRNVGLNFVTIFSSLFSVVTLGILPSYEAYTANTKVLVYDKNLNLLKELEYNNNYSVWRALWVSPNPKECGIGSLSCLGMFTPTLGTNPPMVFEVSVPKISVDLIDFINTLK, from the coding sequence ATGCGTCTGCTCTTTCTCAGCGTCTTATTTCTATTTTTATTCAATGCTTGTGCTTCCAGATACTCACTTGCTCCAAGCGGCGATGTGGGAACTCCTACAAAACAACTCACTAAAAAATTTAGGATCGCTTATTTAGGATTTAATACTTTTAAATCCACTAAATTAAAAAATCCAGATGGAACGGTTGACTTTGAAGCTCTTTCAGATCCATATTCCCGCACGATCAAAGAACCTATTGGAGGAAGTTTTCCAATTCCGGGAGAAAATAAACCAAACGGAATTAGAAAGGATTTGGTCCAAGAGAAGGTTACTAAATTTGTAAAATCCTTTTTAGAGGTAACAGGTCCAACTGGTATCAAAGAACTAGAAAAGTTTTTAGAGATCTCAAAAACAGGTGAGAATTATACATATTCTTTCAAAAATCTTCCTTATGATTATTATATCGTGGGCCTACATTACCCTGTTTTCGAAAAAACAAGAAATGTTGGTTTGAACTTTGTAACTATTTTCTCCAGTTTATTTAGTGTGGTAACTTTGGGGATACTGCCTTCTTACGAGGCGTATACTGCGAATACAAAAGTTTTAGTATATGATAAAAACTTAAATTTACTCAAAGAACTGGAATACAATAATAATTACTCAGTATGGAGAGCGCTATGGGTTTCTCCCAATCCTAAGGAATGTGGGATTGGAAGTTTGAGCTGTCTTGGAATGTTTACTCCAACACTGGGAACAAATCCACCTATGGTATTTGAAGTAAGTGTTCCTAAGATCAGTGTCGACTTAATTGATTTTATAAATACTTTGAAATAA
- a CDS encoding DUF1577 domain-containing protein, with amino-acid sequence MQYFEKNSRALDYIVSKDQKKHVILKYLLDQELSLKIYPFDQKAVIKKYLEEDEKVLIRMPEGWEETGEKKVSLFKILAKYIEIDCQFLQKAEKDLYLLKVERLAIAKLNRETVRVPVLNGKAVATNLITPKTVIEANMFNIPTLIKVNLEDYKNRLKKNSSDNIVIETFKPGLDRKFEIVKRSRKSLLLEDTQNTNSYSESGPDRLDYTKDIDDDIGTIIRKFKDQKIISELIRPIIYKNHSDQPIPIGYIWIQSKDKKLSLDYLEELGRLSDEVVGRIKESNTIKTTEKFTILDASARGLRVKIHDPNLIDSLPKQEGFILDVLFKMQAPLTVSAAIRWWGKDEDGNLTLGLEFKSKSDHPGERDRYIKNLELMQKGAL; translated from the coding sequence ATGCAATATTTTGAAAAGAATTCCAGAGCTTTAGATTATATCGTTTCTAAGGATCAGAAAAAGCACGTTATTCTGAAATATCTGCTAGACCAGGAACTTTCTCTTAAGATCTATCCTTTCGACCAAAAAGCCGTCATTAAAAAGTATTTGGAAGAGGATGAAAAGGTTCTTATCCGTATGCCCGAGGGCTGGGAAGAAACGGGAGAGAAGAAGGTCTCCTTATTCAAGATCCTCGCAAAGTATATAGAAATTGACTGTCAGTTCCTTCAAAAAGCGGAGAAGGACCTCTATCTATTAAAGGTAGAAAGACTCGCCATCGCAAAATTGAATCGGGAAACTGTTAGGGTTCCTGTTTTAAACGGCAAAGCAGTCGCTACCAATCTAATCACACCTAAAACTGTGATCGAAGCGAATATGTTCAATATTCCGACTTTGATAAAGGTTAATCTAGAAGATTATAAAAATCGTCTTAAAAAGAATAGCTCAGACAATATAGTGATAGAGACATTCAAACCTGGTTTGGATAGAAAGTTCGAGATCGTAAAACGTTCTCGCAAGTCTTTGTTATTAGAAGATACACAAAACACTAATTCTTATTCTGAATCAGGGCCGGATCGTTTGGACTATACTAAAGATATTGACGATGATATCGGAACGATAATCCGAAAATTTAAAGACCAAAAAATTATTTCTGAACTTATTCGCCCTATTATATACAAAAACCATTCTGATCAACCGATCCCTATAGGTTATATTTGGATACAAAGTAAGGATAAAAAACTCAGTTTAGATTATTTGGAAGAGCTTGGCAGACTTTCAGACGAAGTTGTTGGCCGGATCAAAGAATCAAATACTATCAAGACCACCGAAAAATTTACGATCTTAGATGCTTCTGCCCGAGGACTTAGGGTGAAGATCCATGATCCGAATTTAATAGATAGTTTACCCAAACAAGAGGGCTTTATTTTAGATGTACTATTTAAAATGCAGGCTCCTTTGACAGTTTCCGCCGCGATCCGCTGGTGGGGAAAGGATGAGGATGGAAATTTAACTTTGGGTTTAGAGTTTAAGAGTAAATCAGATCATCCCGGAGAAAGGGACAGATATATTAAGAATTTAGAATTAATGCAAAAAGGCGCACTTTAA
- a CDS encoding DNA polymerase domain-containing protein — MNIQTAKGYLFDVYHAEDIVYLWLKNEEGESQLFLDKFNPIIYARGEADLLKKLVKRLFELDAIVDIPVYENRNLFYENKTVPVLKIIITRPSILPKISRKLFALYGKFEIYHSDLDLPTSYMFQKGLFPLCKMEIDYTEDPGAKRIVNVRTKDSPSEMDYEVPKFKIMYLDLQKSHRINIENNPLIVRTDNDYHELSGTNPRRLLEKLDILLRSEDPDILLTRYGDQVILPYIFYQSQRQGFLPALDRDRSTPIRRNISTKGTSYFTYGNIVFRAPSYPLFGRWHIDSKNSFVYKEADLMGVVELARLSRLPMQKMARASTGKALTYIETDVALRRGYLVPWQKSAVEAPKTALQLLDADKGGLVFQPDVSSGKIAENVAQLDFAQMYPSIMAMHNISPECVNCLCCENDETVPKAPDIGYRICDKRKGVVSEALEHVLERRAYYKKQSKITSGKQLEDYEAKQASLKWMLVTSFGYLGYRNAKFGRLESHESVNAFGREKLLLAKETAEEFGYEFVHAITDSIFIKNYNSSPLSSAELDFLCLEIQKRTGIRMEVDGIYTWLLFPPSSQDPEMPVANRYMGRFQSGKLKCRGIGARRKDLPYFITRAQGEMLEWMRTKVAIKDLKNSEPEILSIYHKYDSMIREELISPEDLLLVKSSSRELEEYEVMGATALSMMKLKDFGMDVQAGEKIKYLVLNQKAKTKDTRYMPEEELQLYPNKIKRTGFDKEYYRKMLVGVFREVWAEFASFKDFDSLIDPQGRFDF, encoded by the coding sequence ATGAACATCCAAACAGCCAAAGGATATTTGTTCGACGTTTATCATGCGGAGGACATAGTATATCTTTGGCTAAAAAACGAAGAAGGTGAATCTCAACTCTTTTTAGATAAATTTAATCCAATCATATATGCAAGAGGAGAAGCGGATCTACTTAAAAAATTAGTAAAACGACTTTTCGAATTAGATGCAATCGTAGATATCCCAGTTTATGAAAATAGAAATCTATTCTATGAAAACAAAACTGTTCCGGTCCTAAAAATTATCATTACCAGACCCTCTATCCTACCTAAGATCAGTCGCAAATTATTTGCTCTATATGGAAAATTCGAGATCTATCATTCAGATCTGGATCTTCCCACAAGCTACATGTTCCAGAAAGGGCTATTTCCCTTATGTAAGATGGAGATAGATTACACAGAAGATCCTGGAGCAAAAAGGATCGTAAATGTTAGGACAAAAGATTCTCCTTCGGAAATGGATTATGAGGTTCCCAAATTTAAGATCATGTATTTGGATCTCCAAAAAAGCCATAGGATCAATATAGAAAACAATCCTTTGATAGTTCGAACAGACAACGATTATCATGAATTATCCGGAACAAATCCAAGAAGATTATTAGAAAAACTAGATATACTCCTAAGGTCAGAAGACCCCGACATCCTTCTGACCAGATATGGAGATCAGGTCATTCTTCCCTATATATTCTACCAATCCCAAAGGCAGGGATTTCTTCCCGCATTGGACAGAGATAGGAGCACTCCTATCCGAAGGAATATCAGCACTAAGGGAACCAGCTATTTCACTTATGGAAATATTGTATTTAGGGCACCTTCTTATCCTTTATTCGGAAGATGGCATATAGATTCCAAGAATAGTTTCGTGTATAAGGAAGCGGACCTAATGGGAGTTGTAGAACTCGCCAGATTGTCCAGGCTTCCTATGCAAAAAATGGCAAGAGCATCCACAGGAAAGGCACTTACTTATATCGAAACGGATGTAGCTTTAAGAAGAGGTTACCTAGTTCCTTGGCAAAAAAGTGCGGTAGAAGCCCCAAAAACTGCACTTCAACTTTTAGACGCAGATAAAGGAGGTTTAGTTTTCCAGCCAGATGTTAGTTCTGGAAAAATAGCGGAGAATGTAGCCCAATTGGATTTTGCTCAGATGTATCCTAGTATTATGGCGATGCATAATATTTCTCCAGAATGTGTAAATTGCCTATGCTGTGAAAACGACGAGACAGTCCCAAAGGCACCGGATATAGGATATCGTATATGCGATAAACGTAAAGGAGTCGTATCGGAGGCCCTGGAGCATGTGTTAGAAAGAAGAGCTTATTATAAAAAACAATCCAAGATCACTTCCGGAAAACAATTAGAGGATTATGAAGCAAAACAAGCTAGTTTAAAATGGATGTTAGTCACTTCTTTCGGATACTTAGGTTATAGAAATGCAAAATTCGGAAGATTGGAAAGCCATGAAAGTGTAAATGCATTTGGAAGAGAAAAACTTTTACTAGCAAAAGAAACTGCAGAAGAATTCGGTTATGAATTCGTTCATGCAATCACAGACAGTATATTTATAAAAAATTATAACTCTTCTCCTTTAAGCTCAGCTGAACTTGATTTTTTATGTTTAGAAATTCAAAAAAGAACAGGGATCAGAATGGAAGTGGATGGGATCTATACTTGGCTACTTTTTCCTCCTTCCAGCCAAGATCCCGAAATGCCAGTTGCCAACAGGTACATGGGAAGATTCCAATCAGGAAAATTGAAATGTAGAGGGATAGGAGCCAGAAGAAAAGATCTGCCTTACTTTATCACAAGAGCTCAAGGTGAAATGTTAGAATGGATGAGAACTAAAGTGGCAATCAAAGATCTAAAAAATTCTGAACCAGAAATTTTATCCATATATCATAAATATGATTCTATGATCCGAGAAGAGCTAATCTCGCCGGAAGATCTGCTCCTTGTAAAGTCCAGCTCCAGAGAATTAGAAGAATACGAAGTAATGGGTGCCACCGCACTCTCCATGATGAAACTGAAAGATTTTGGGATGGATGTGCAAGCAGGAGAAAAAATAAAATATTTAGTATTGAACCAAAAAGCAAAAACCAAAGATACAAGGTATATGCCAGAAGAAGAATTACAACTCTATCCAAACAAGATCAAAAGAACAGGTTTTGATAAAGAATATTATAGAAAAATGTTAGTTGGGGTTTTTAGAGAAGTGTGGGCGGAATTTGCATCTTTTAAGGATTTTGATTCTCTTATAGACCCACAAGGAAGATTCGATTTTTAA
- a CDS encoding Pycsar system effector family protein: MESDHFKTVRARSAVDYLFRTVHQHHSQLSQMADQKANILIAASFVILSLSLGYVQRPTYRTGLLTLMVFIVIAASLAILAVMPTFKQKKNGKDNPLFFGHFAPMSEKEFMTKMEEIASEDSSLYEALTRDLYQLGKSLYFTKYRYLRWSYRCLLVGVTSSMILIFLEIKGIL, from the coding sequence ATGGAATCAGATCATTTCAAAACGGTCCGTGCACGCTCTGCAGTAGATTATCTTTTTAGGACCGTCCACCAACATCATTCTCAGCTCAGCCAAATGGCAGACCAGAAAGCAAATATTCTGATCGCAGCATCATTCGTAATACTTTCACTTTCATTGGGATATGTCCAAAGACCTACCTATAGAACTGGCTTACTAACTCTGATGGTATTTATCGTAATTGCGGCAAGTTTAGCTATACTTGCTGTGATGCCTACATTCAAACAAAAGAAGAACGGCAAAGATAATCCTTTGTTCTTCGGACATTTTGCTCCTATGAGCGAAAAAGAATTTATGACTAAGATGGAAGAGATCGCTTCGGAAGATTCTTCTTTATATGAAGCATTGACTCGAGATCTATATCAGCTAGGAAAATCTCTCTACTTTACAAAATATAGATATTTGAGATGGAGTTACCGTTGTCTTTTAGTTGGGGTTACTTCTTCTATGATATTAATATTCCTGGAAATTAAAGGAATTCTTTAA
- a CDS encoding GNAT family N-acetyltransferase yields MKESEIVLRVANYGDLKTLEEWDEKEHVIESDPNDDWGWETELKRFPDWREQLMAEKDGTPIGFVQIIDPQKEDSHYWGEIGSGFMAIDIWLGDEKNLGKGYGTRIMKDVLERCFSKSSVHSILVDPLAKNSRAHKFYERFGFKFLENRRFGLDDCKVYHLIREDWEKFKR; encoded by the coding sequence ATGAAAGAATCTGAGATCGTTCTTCGGGTCGCGAATTATGGAGATCTAAAAACTTTAGAAGAATGGGATGAAAAAGAACATGTGATCGAATCCGATCCGAATGATGATTGGGGTTGGGAAACCGAACTCAAAAGATTTCCGGATTGGAGAGAACAATTGATGGCGGAGAAGGACGGGACTCCTATAGGCTTCGTGCAGATCATTGATCCGCAAAAAGAAGATTCTCATTATTGGGGAGAGATCGGATCCGGCTTTATGGCGATTGATATATGGCTCGGTGACGAAAAAAACTTAGGAAAAGGTTACGGGACTCGCATCATGAAGGACGTCTTGGAAAGATGTTTTTCTAAGTCTTCTGTTCATTCTATTTTAGTGGACCCACTTGCCAAAAATTCCAGGGCCCATAAGTTTTACGAAAGATTCGGATTCAAATTTTTAGAAAACCGCAGATTCGGATTGGATGATTGCAAAGTTTATCATTTGATCCGAGAAGATTGGGAAAAATTTAAAAGATAG
- a CDS encoding acyltransferase family protein, with protein sequence MKFLFSKNESEVPALNGLRALSIFLVILFHLGILKTDNDVIKSICQNLRTGVDLFFMLSGFLIYGGLLDENERSSKIDLKTFYLKRTLRIMPAYYLCILVGYIQSRHTYKLFEKIQNPTPDQIIAHESLGKALSNSWGDVLYISNYFPDRLFNYGWSLSIEEQFYLIVPSLCLFILFKLSNTTRRILIISVFFIPFLLRGAYYFAGLSKFWIDTHTETRFDAILVGMLIAEFVRWKPSVFKENKFKTNLTLSIGALVFLSVAFLTHRTAGNLVFLFTLFQIGYALLFTVSLIEGSFWNKFFSLSVFRPIARISYTMYLWHGAFITISIFALSNIFLIKDIGFATFLFIGIYSTLFVFLACIPIFYITERPFLALRDYLIKRMKRKKNEQ encoded by the coding sequence TTGAAATTTTTATTCTCGAAAAACGAATCAGAAGTCCCCGCCCTAAATGGACTCCGAGCGCTTTCTATTTTTTTAGTTATCTTATTTCATCTAGGGATTCTTAAAACAGATAACGATGTTATCAAATCGATTTGCCAGAATCTCAGAACCGGAGTAGATTTATTCTTTATGCTAAGTGGCTTTCTTATCTATGGAGGTCTCTTAGATGAAAATGAAAGAAGTTCTAAAATTGATCTAAAAACTTTTTATCTGAAACGAACTTTAAGGATTATGCCGGCCTATTATCTTTGCATATTGGTTGGTTACATTCAATCTCGTCATACTTATAAACTTTTTGAGAAGATACAAAATCCAACTCCAGATCAAATAATTGCTCATGAGTCCTTAGGAAAAGCACTTTCAAATTCATGGGGGGATGTTCTATACATTTCTAATTATTTTCCTGATAGATTATTCAATTATGGATGGTCCTTATCTATCGAAGAACAATTTTATTTGATCGTTCCCAGTCTGTGCCTATTTATTCTTTTCAAACTATCGAATACCACTAGAAGAATTTTAATTATAAGCGTATTCTTCATACCCTTTCTATTAAGAGGGGCGTACTATTTTGCCGGACTAAGTAAGTTCTGGATAGATACTCACACCGAAACAAGATTTGATGCAATATTAGTCGGCATGCTCATTGCCGAATTTGTGAGGTGGAAGCCCTCTGTTTTTAAAGAAAACAAATTTAAAACGAATCTGACCCTAAGTATTGGTGCTCTAGTATTTTTAAGTGTTGCCTTCTTAACACATCGAACGGCAGGAAATTTAGTCTTTCTTTTTACCTTATTTCAAATCGGTTACGCTCTTCTCTTTACAGTATCTTTAATTGAAGGTAGCTTTTGGAATAAATTCTTTAGCCTTTCGGTCTTTAGGCCAATAGCAAGGATAAGTTATACGATGTATTTATGGCATGGGGCCTTTATAACGATTTCAATATTTGCCCTATCAAATATATTTTTGATAAAAGATATAGGGTTTGCAACATTCCTATTTATCGGAATTTATTCTACCTTATTTGTATTTCTAGCCTGCATACCTATCTTCTACATAACGGAAAGACCTTTCTTGGCTCTAAGAGATTACTTAATAAAAAGAATGAAGAGAAAGAAAAATGAACAGTAG
- the glyA gene encoding serine hydroxymethyltransferase, whose amino-acid sequence MKYLPQQDPEIFKALQAEDQRQEQNLEMIASENFVSRPVLEAYTSTLTNKYAEGYPGKRYYNGCVNADAVESLAIERAKKIFKAEYANVQPHSGAQANMAVFLATMEPGDSFLGMNLAHGGHLTHGSPVNISGKYYKPIPYGVDPKTETIDYDALASLAKEHKPKLIVAGASAYSRTIDFDKFAEIAKSVGAKLMADIAHISGLVATGYHPSPIDSFDYVTTTTHKTLRGPRGGLILSKLENEKVLNSRVFPGIQGGPLMHVIAAKAVAFGEALSPDYKKYIETVLANAKVLAEVFVKRGFRVVSGGTDNHLVLLDVSVKGLTGAKAADGLDEVGVTVNKNAIPFDKNPPAVASGIRLGTPALTTRGLKPADIEKVGNLICDFLDNPDDEKTKEKVRQGVKEITQQFPMTNFRLD is encoded by the coding sequence ATGAAATACCTTCCCCAACAAGACCCCGAAATTTTCAAAGCTTTACAAGCAGAAGACCAAAGACAGGAACAAAACCTGGAAATGATCGCTTCCGAAAACTTCGTGTCCAGACCAGTTCTGGAAGCTTATACTTCCACGCTTACTAATAAATATGCGGAAGGATATCCTGGAAAAAGATATTATAATGGATGTGTAAACGCTGACGCAGTTGAATCTCTGGCTATCGAAAGAGCCAAAAAGATCTTCAAAGCAGAATATGCAAACGTTCAGCCTCACTCTGGGGCTCAAGCAAATATGGCAGTCTTCTTGGCTACCATGGAACCAGGAGATTCTTTCTTAGGAATGAACCTGGCTCATGGAGGACATTTAACTCATGGTTCTCCAGTAAACATCAGCGGAAAATATTATAAACCGATCCCTTACGGTGTAGATCCTAAAACTGAAACAATCGATTATGATGCTCTTGCATCTCTTGCAAAAGAGCATAAACCTAAATTGATCGTCGCGGGCGCTTCTGCATATTCCAGAACCATCGATTTTGATAAGTTTGCAGAGATCGCAAAATCTGTAGGCGCAAAACTAATGGCGGATATCGCACATATCTCCGGTCTAGTTGCTACTGGATATCATCCTTCTCCAATCGATAGTTTTGACTATGTTACCACAACCACCCATAAAACTCTGAGAGGACCAAGAGGTGGATTAATTCTTTCTAAATTAGAAAATGAGAAAGTATTAAACTCAAGAGTATTCCCTGGGATCCAAGGTGGACCTTTAATGCATGTGATCGCGGCAAAAGCGGTAGCATTCGGAGAAGCTTTAAGCCCTGATTATAAAAAGTATATTGAAACAGTACTCGCAAACGCTAAAGTTCTGGCAGAAGTTTTTGTAAAAAGAGGATTCAGAGTAGTAAGCGGTGGAACAGATAACCACCTGGTCCTACTTGATGTTTCTGTTAAAGGTTTAACTGGAGCAAAAGCAGCAGATGGACTGGACGAAGTGGGAGTTACCGTAAATAAAAACGCGATCCCGTTCGACAAAAATCCTCCAGCGGTTGCTTCCGGAATTCGTTTAGGAACTCCCGCTTTGACTACTAGAGGACTCAAACCTGCTGATATTGAAAAAGTGGGAAATCTTATCTGCGATTTCTTGGACAATCCGGACGACGAAAAGACCAAGGAAAAAGTTAGACAAGGTGTGAAAGAGATCACCCAACAATTCCCGATGACCAATTTCAGATTGGATTAA
- a CDS encoding lipoate--protein ligase family protein, whose product MRTFILDQKSIRTPYYNLALEESIAVQLVSGGYSGGVRFWEGPRSIIMGLSEKPELSAGKENIEGFLATFRKRQAPKKPSATDPVYVARRASGGGTVVHEPGWNLNFSLFVSLEAKPELYPVSNSYNIFLGLISSALNKQGLKTKCKGKSDLALELSPDVWKKISGNAQFRKKNCIVQHGTLILDPRLIPLVSDLLPHPPEEPEYRKGRAHEEFVTALPASFSPGKFKQDLSLLFADYLGVEILGTEADPSFFRNVRKAADRLFQEKYSDLGYILGE is encoded by the coding sequence ATGCGGACTTTTATACTAGACCAAAAATCAATTCGGACACCTTATTATAATCTAGCCTTAGAAGAATCTATAGCAGTCCAACTAGTATCCGGAGGATATTCCGGCGGGGTTCGTTTCTGGGAAGGACCCAGATCCATCATAATGGGTCTTTCTGAAAAACCGGAACTAAGCGCAGGAAAAGAAAATATAGAAGGTTTCCTCGCGACATTCCGAAAAAGACAAGCTCCTAAAAAACCTTCTGCAACGGATCCAGTTTATGTAGCCAGAAGAGCAAGCGGCGGCGGAACAGTAGTGCATGAACCTGGATGGAATCTGAACTTCAGTCTTTTTGTTTCTCTAGAAGCAAAACCAGAATTATATCCAGTCTCCAATTCTTATAATATATTTTTAGGTCTAATATCTTCCGCTCTGAACAAACAAGGGCTCAAAACAAAATGTAAGGGTAAGTCTGATCTTGCATTAGAACTTTCTCCAGATGTATGGAAAAAGATTTCAGGCAATGCTCAGTTCAGAAAGAAGAACTGCATTGTCCAACATGGGACCTTGATCCTGGATCCCAGACTGATCCCCTTAGTGTCGGACCTCCTACCACATCCTCCGGAAGAACCGGAATACAGAAAAGGCAGAGCACATGAGGAATTTGTGACCGCCCTGCCCGCCTCTTTTTCGCCCGGAAAATTCAAACAAGACCTTTCCCTTTTATTTGCGGATTATCTGGGGGTTGAAATCCTAGGTACCGAAGCGGATCCTTCCTTCTTTCGAAACGTTCGCAAGGCGGCAGATCGGCTGTTCCAGGAAAAATATTCTGATCTAGGCTATATTCTGGGAGAATGA
- a CDS encoding SGNH/GDSL hydrolase family protein, translated as MSLLLGACVIDQDTKSKTSKLYKPSFALFGDSISAFWPVEEQFPEFETYKKAFPGRRTYEIQEAARNETGRYRSCMLNGGVNDFLDNPEPSWEEVDATVQRQLKTLEILSNHCDYIVVLNVWTVRVPWPVKAASMINLEMKEKVTFLPRIDPDDLIHSEMLLDGGHLTEEGYGILSQRVREYLRASLPEFWLEFL; from the coding sequence ATGTCTCTTTTATTAGGGGCGTGCGTTATAGACCAAGATACAAAATCCAAAACATCTAAATTATACAAACCTAGCTTTGCCCTTTTTGGGGATAGTATCTCTGCCTTCTGGCCTGTAGAAGAACAGTTCCCTGAATTTGAGACTTATAAGAAAGCATTTCCGGGCAGAAGGACTTACGAGATCCAAGAAGCAGCTAGGAATGAAACAGGAAGATATAGATCCTGTATGTTGAACGGTGGTGTAAATGATTTCCTGGATAATCCGGAACCTAGTTGGGAAGAGGTCGATGCTACTGTGCAACGTCAACTCAAGACCTTGGAAATATTGAGCAACCATTGTGACTATATAGTAGTCTTGAACGTCTGGACTGTGCGAGTTCCTTGGCCTGTAAAGGCAGCCTCAATGATCAATTTAGAAATGAAAGAGAAGGTCACCTTCTTACCTAGAATTGATCCTGATGATCTGATCCATAGTGAAATGTTATTAGACGGAGGTCACCTCACTGAAGAAGGGTATGGAATTCTTTCCCAAAGAGTGAGAGAATATTTAAGAGCTAGTTTGCCTGAGTTTTGGTTGGAGTTCTTATGA